The genome window TGTAAGGCAACTCTGGAAAGAGGCATTGCATTGCGATTGCCCTTCATAATGCAAGAAAAGAAGAGAAGAGTTTAGGATAGATCTCATGCACAAGAACAAGATAATTAAATTTTACATTTTAACTTCAACAAGTTATGACTAGTCTATCTCATAGGGAGCGTTATGTATACGATTTTCGTTTGTTGAAATATTGGAAGGTCTTGACTAAGGGATACTtacaaatataaaataaaatttcacaAAATGTAAAGGTTTGCTTTTGAATTACTAAGACCAAAGAACCAGTGCTACAATCACCTACTACTTCACACTTATCATTTTGCAAACCAATTCCGAAAATACGTAGGCAGATACTATCTAATTCTTTTAGAGTCTCGAATTTACCTCGTCAAAAGTATAGCATTTAAAAAACTTTAGTAGTTCTATTTGCCATTGGAAACTGCTAAATCCGGGTATTCACTTTTCACACTTCAAAGGGATAACACTTTTAATCAAGGCCATTAAACACCTCACAGGAACAGATAATAATTCATCAACTCAATATGGATTTGCAGTCTGTACACAGGCAACATGGAATAATCAATTTTGTGTGCTGAGAGCGCCCGAGTAATACTAATACCACATGACTGACTATAGGCTATGAATGCAACATTACAAAAATTGAAAATCATGAACATTGTTTTAAGACAGAGAGCTGTTTAAGAGTTCGAAAAATGGAAAGGTTACTTGGTTTACCATATACAGCATATGCACCATTTTTGATCTGGTCCCCTTATTATCACAAAATGCCTATGTAAATTGTCTATAAAGTATCACAGAATAATATTTTCCTACATATATTGTCTCCAAATTCGAACTACTATTGTGCTATAAGAGTACTACCTTTTCTCCAGCAGCAAGAAGAAAACCAGCAAGATTATAAGCGTAGCCCACACAGTGAGTACCAACAGGACTTTTTAAGCTTTGCATTGTGTCATAGATAGCCATACTTGGAGTGAGCTGAACAAGTAGACAACAATCCAGTAAAGAGGTATAGGCAAAGACTAATTAAATTTTTAACTAAGTTTTATAAACCAATGTGCAAATATTTTCACATGTGATAACTAGATTATAGAGTAACTTACATCTCCACCAGGACCATTGATGTACATATACATCATCTTGGAAGATTCGATACTATCAAGGTATAACATCGTTGCCAGTATTTGGTTGCTAAATTCTTCATCTATATTTTGCCCGATGAATATAACACGTTCTCGGTACTGCAACAAGAGTTAAGTGAATTATTAGTGGCTTGCATAGGTAAATGAATTGTTGGGTGGCAGTTTATCTTAACCAAAACTTATTCAAACACAACTATATATAGAATATGGAAGAGAATATAGTCCGGCTATATTATTAGTTCATGCAAAATGAATACACCATTGCTTGTCCATCGAGCGCCAATGCACCACAACTATCTTAGTGTATAAAAATTAAAGGTCAAAAAGTTGTATTCACTTACCAGTGCATTCCATAAATCAACCCATTGCCAACTACCCTCACCGGGTGTTCTGTACGGCACTCTTGGTGTCCCTATGGGCATCATTCTAGCACGTGACCGGTTTGGTTTACCATTACAAGCCctacaataaaaaaaattataagccCTTCTCTCCCCAAAGAATACTCAACTTACTCTGGTCACGATGCTATCAGATATCATACCCAAGTTCTAAATTTcagtaatttatttttatttaacaaaatatGCCCCAACTAACAAATTATTAGAGAGTTCAAATTCAGTACGAATAACCAAAACAACATTAAACAAAGGAATTCGAAAGCACACCTGGATTCAATACTCTTATGCACCTTGTTATGAAACTCAACATTCAAATTAGGCCTTGAAATTCCATAAGAAGCTGCCAAAATCAAGAAAACTCAATTAAAACACAAT of Apium graveolens cultivar Ventura unplaced genomic scaffold, ASM990537v1 ctg4279, whole genome shotgun sequence contains these proteins:
- the LOC141701654 gene encoding ATP-dependent Clp protease proteolytic subunit-related protein 2, chloroplastic-like, with the translated sequence MQITLSLQTSSSSSCLHSRSTPSHSSLSCATKVFVGLRLQSPTSYGISRPNLNVEFHNKVHKSIESRACNGKPNRSRARMMPIGTPRVPYRTPGEGSWQWVDLWNALYRERVIFIGQNIDEEFSNQILATMLYLDSIESSKMMYMYINGPGGDLTPSMAIYDTMQSLKSPVGTHCVGYAYNLAGFLLAAGEKGNRNAMPLSRVALQSPAGAARGQADDIRNEANELLRIRDYLFKELSQKTGQPEEKIYNDLSRMKRFNAQEALEYGLIDRIVRPPRIKADAVSRNAGTGLG